The following are from one region of the Sandaracinus amylolyticus genome:
- a CDS encoding FKBP-type peptidyl-prolyl cis-trans isomerase, whose product MLQKTDLVVGTGAEATSGKRVTVHYVGTLTNGQKFDSSRDRDEPFDFVLGRGQVIKGWDEGVAGMREGGQRKLVIPPEMGYGKRGFPPVIPPDSTLVFEVELLSVD is encoded by the coding sequence ATGTTGCAGAAGACGGATCTCGTGGTGGGGACCGGGGCCGAAGCGACCTCGGGCAAGCGCGTCACCGTGCACTACGTCGGCACACTGACGAACGGCCAGAAGTTCGACAGCTCGCGCGATCGCGACGAGCCCTTCGACTTCGTGCTGGGGCGCGGACAGGTCATCAAGGGCTGGGACGAGGGCGTCGCGGGCATGCGCGAGGGCGGCCAGCGCAAGCTCGTGATCCCGCCGGAGATGGGATACGGCAAGCGCGGCTTCCCGCCGGTGATCCCGCCCGACTCGACGCTGGTGTTCGAGGTCGAGCTGCTGAGCGTGGATTGA
- the cls gene encoding cardiolipin synthase, with protein MRLLLDWIGAYSTTSRFLAPLVEAGGKIAWFNPVSLTRLRPRYTNFRTHRKIVVCDGVVGFTGGMNISDEQTSEFHGDRAWRDTHMRIEGSAVRALQRVFIEDWSYACGETPNGPEYLKRATARGEELVQIVASGPDADVYAIHKLMFAAIASAHERVLITTPYFVPDEPIVSALVTAAMRGIDVKVIVPAAGDSMLVDLAARSYFPELLAAGVRIYEYLPRFVHAKTIVIDRDLAIAGSANMDNRSFRLNFEVCAAVYGGQFAQRLAAVFEDDLAECREVKARQLDREPLVQRLGEATARLFSPML; from the coding sequence GTGCGGCTCCTGCTCGACTGGATCGGCGCGTACTCGACGACGTCGCGCTTCCTCGCGCCGCTGGTCGAAGCGGGCGGGAAGATCGCGTGGTTCAACCCGGTGTCGCTCACGCGCCTGCGGCCGCGCTACACGAACTTCCGCACGCACCGGAAGATCGTGGTGTGCGACGGAGTCGTCGGGTTCACCGGCGGGATGAACATCAGCGACGAGCAGACCTCGGAGTTCCACGGCGATCGCGCGTGGCGCGACACGCACATGCGCATCGAGGGCTCGGCGGTGCGCGCGCTGCAGCGCGTGTTCATCGAGGACTGGAGCTACGCGTGTGGTGAGACGCCCAACGGGCCCGAGTACCTGAAGCGCGCGACGGCGCGCGGCGAGGAGCTCGTGCAGATCGTCGCGTCGGGGCCCGACGCCGACGTCTACGCGATCCACAAGCTCATGTTCGCGGCGATCGCGTCGGCGCACGAGCGAGTGCTGATCACGACGCCGTACTTCGTGCCCGACGAGCCGATCGTGAGCGCGCTCGTGACCGCGGCGATGCGCGGCATCGACGTGAAGGTGATCGTGCCCGCGGCGGGCGACTCGATGCTCGTCGATCTCGCGGCGCGCTCGTACTTCCCGGAGCTGCTCGCGGCGGGCGTGCGCATCTACGAGTACCTGCCGCGCTTCGTGCACGCGAAGACGATCGTGATCGATCGCGACCTCGCGATCGCCGGCAGCGCGAACATGGACAACCGCAGCTTCCGGCTGAACTTCGAGGTCTGCGCGGCGGTGTACGGAGGGCAGTTCGCGCAGCGTCTCGCCGCGGTGTTCGAGGACGACCTCGCGGAATGCCGCGAGGTGAAGGCACGGCAGCTCGATCGCGAGCCGCTCGTGCAGCGGCTGGGCGAAGCGACGGCGCGGCTCTTCTCACCGATGTTGTGA